CGTTAGTGTGGTTTATGCTATAATCTGCTGACTACTGTACTGTGAAGTGAATCATTGTTGAGACTAATAAAATCCTAAACCTCTTTCTGCCACCGACATTCATGGGTTTTATGAGTTTGTACTGTATAGTTTCTAAGTCTGTACTGCAGGTCAAATCAGGACaagcatcctctctcacacCACCAGAGTTAAGACACAGATGTTGTCCGGCCCACTCTGGCATCAAAGGATGCACTTAGTTACTGTTTACTGCAACGAAAAGTCAAACTACCAAAGCTGTGGGACCAGATGAAGTGATGCTTTAAGAGAAAAGCAGTTACACAATCATCCAGTTGGCTCCAAGCGAATGTTTGTGTAATTGCTTTTGAATGCTCTGATCGCAGTGGTGGAACCGAGGGGTGTGAAAGGGTGGTCACAGCCCTGAGGCCGTCCTGACTGTGATGGGAAGAAGGATGTTCATCTAAACAGAGTGAGATCTGACTCAAGTAGATTTaagctgtgtgactgtgtccaCTGCCTTTAGTTCCTCCTTGTGATCATTTAAATGGATAGAtctgtaaaaggcagctcgcaATGTTCTGTTCTTTCCTCACTTCACAATAATAACCAGCCGTTAACAATGCAGCATTAAGGGTGTAGTTACTAATTGAATGCTGACAGATCAACACTTGTCACAGTCCTTTGACGtgacacagcagatcctgaacgCTCCAAAAGCAGtacacaacagcaacaagttagtccactgactgatgactttaattatatttaattaatagacagacatgacggctcatattcatgtgtatgaagtgtgatgttactctcgtgatttgcggaggtgatgcagttgcgcaaacgttaaactggtgtttttaTCAGGcgttaatgtagcatgttagccaaCAAGCTATTAGCAATGCTATGCTACGTTacgatgcagctggagttaaggttgGTATGTTCCATTAAAGCTACcactgtgactctgtgtgattgtttaccagaccacaataaacacgtttgctttaacaatgcttttaaacagcctgatgtgtaatgcagttgttagacaggcttggatttcagtgcagaatcacGGCGCTTCTTATTGAACAACACCGGTCTACTAGGAGACAGatgcccagtgttgctgcagagtttctcaagatgtcaccgatACCAAAGACACCTGGCAGGAAGCTTAGTCTGAGAAATCGTGATCGTTTATTTGGTTCGCAGCATTTACTTTGATCGGGGCCTGCCGGCAGGTTACGGTTCTGCTGGTGAAGGACGACATGCTCCTGATCATGACATCAGTGTCACAGTACAacgcacatgtactgtaacgcTATGCATTTGCATTAGTATTCCTGCCTCATACATTCAGGGAACTCATAACTTATTCACCAACATATTTAGACTTTTACTTGAtcaccagacattgtggtgatggacaaagaacagaggaaagctgtaatggtggatgtggcaataccaaacgtgggcaacatcaggaaaaaggaacatgagaaactagagaaataccaagggctcagagaagaactggagaaggcttggaaggtaaaggccacagtggtgcctgtggtgatcggagcactgggggctgtgacccccaaactggaggagtggctacaacagatccctggaaaaacatccgacatctcagtccagaaaagtgcagtcctaggaacaggtatatatatatatatatatatataaaagtgaACTTAAAACAAGTATACAAATAATGTACTTGCATGTACTACTTTTGTCAAGGGATGCATACAAAAGTAGTGGTTATTTTTCGAGTCCAATTTCGTGGACTGCATGATGTTTATGTACTAGAATACACCAGTCGTGCTTCAGGTTTCCAGCCCCGGATCATCACCATCGGTACAGGACGCTCTTCCCAACACTGATCCATGGGGCTCAAATGCCTCAAAGATGTTCACTCAGTAGAAGCACCGAGCATTAGAGGCTCATTTGAATGTTTGTGGGGTGAAAGGAGCTGAGCTTTCTTGCACTTTTGTGTCTGTAGAGGTAAACCTGCATTCCTGACACGGAGCTGTTAGCATTTGGTCTAACAAAATGTCCTGCTGGGGTTCACCCGTTTTGACATAATAGTACTACTAAAAGGTGGTCTGGCTCACGTGGTAAGCAGGAGGTTGCCTGTTCAAATCCAGCTAatcccaccaggtgtgtccttgagcaagtcaCATCACACTAGCTCCTGCTCGCTGCTACTCCTTGAGTGTGTATGGGTTAAAAGCAGAGAACACAACTTCCCCAAGAACATCAATAAAGTTTGACATATCTtatcatactgtaggtgtgttaagctacagtatttaaaagTTCCTTGTGAGTAGCAATAAGCCGCATTTGCCAACGCACCCAATTTTCAGTGGGGTTGATTAATTTGTAGAGTACTGGCTGTTCCACTACTGAACGCAGTAGAACATGTGAGGGACAAACTGTGGATTCAGTCCTGGCACAATAATGGTTCCACTCCGCCTGCCAAGTaaagcaaacactgacacaaTAGGCTGGCTCCTATCATGAATCTGAACACTTGCACAATGCAATAAGCAATTTAGTGAATTAAGCCAATGTcagacaaatacagtacatgctgtgTTTATGACACACAACAAACCCACAACACGTCTGTTCAATCATTTATTTGGCCTCATAAACACTTTGAcatgtttagtttttagttACATGAAATCTATCTCTAACCAGTGTAACacgcatatactgtatatgtaataaCACGAAGGACGTCTTTATATGTCttgcagtgtgtttgtgaacGTTGGGACTATCACAGCTGCAGGTCATTAACTCATCTTGGCTGAAATAAGAAGACAAAGGCTTCATTGTGGAGAAACACTCAGGACCGAGCGGAtgctgaagagaaaaaaaaacacaagagacACTTAAAACCTTGCTCAATGGGTGCAGCTATTCATCATGTCATGAATGAAAGTCAGCATCGTTACCATGCGCCGCGCTTCATCAGTGCGATGGCATCGTTGACCTTCTCCAGGGGCATGTTGTGGGTAATGAACTCGTCCAGCTTCACCTTCTTGTCCAGGTAGGCTTTGACCATGTCAGGAACGCCGTCCTTACTCTTGAACCCTGACACACACGTGTTCAAATCATCTCCCAACCTGTAAACACATGAGTTGGTTCCACTCGTGTGACTGACACGCATCTCACCTCCGAACAGCGATCCCTTCCATGTGCGGCCAGCGATGAGCTGAATGGGTCGGGCGGCGAAGTCATGGAGGTCTGTCCACCCGACCAACACGCTGACGCCCCAACCTTTGATACAAGACTCCAAAGCGCTGCGCTGCAGACAGACGGGTGGTTTGTATCAAATCATCAAACCACCATCATTCTGATGAAGGATTCTCATTATTCCTACCATGACCTCCACGTTCCCCACGCACTCCAGGGAATAGTCCACTCCTCCGTTGGTCATCTCAAACAGCACTTTGCTGACAGGTTCGCTGTGGTCCTTGGGGTTCACGAAGTCGGTCGCCCCGAACACCTTGGCCTTCTCAAACTTGTCTGGGTTGATGTCCACGGCGATGATCCTCTTGGCTCCTGCAAACTTGCAGCCCATGACTGCAGCCAGACCCACAGCTCCCAGACCGAACACGGCACATGTGGACCCGGGCTCCACCTGAACGGACACAGACTCAGGCTACGACTACCCAGAACCTCTAAAAATATGGGTAAACACAATTTTACTGCAGTGGGTGGATATTCAGATATACAGAACAGACCTTAGCAGTATTGACTGCAGCCCCGAACCCTGTGCAGATCCCACATCCGAGCAGACACACTTTGTCCAGAGGAGCAGCGGGGTCGATCTTGGCCACAGCCATCTGATTCACCACCGTGTACTCAGAGAAAGTGCTGGTTCCCATAAACTGCAGGATCTTCTTGCCCTTACAGGTGAACCTGGAGTCTGGTAATGCCATCACATCGTAACGATCGGCAGCCCTGGGTAGAGAATTGCAACCTGCATGTAAATCTATTGGCTAAATAAGGGTTAATAAGACTTTTAGAGGGAAggaagagaataaaaaaaacagaacatgttGGACTGAAGGAAATAAACAGCTATGAAGGTGCTTGTGCTCACCATCCTTGCTCACACTGGTTGGTCTTAGGACTCTTACAGAAGCGACATTCCCTGCACTGGGAGATGAACAGAGGAATCACCTTGTCTcctaaagtaataaaaaaaaaaaagcataaaggCGGACTGAACTGCTTCAAAAGCACTTTAGTCTCATGCATCAGTCACTGTAGTGTTAATTAAAGCCGTAGCTTCATCTGACCTGGCTGGAACTCAGAGACTCCAGGCCCCACGCTCTCCACGATCCCGGCTCCCTCGTGGCCCAGGACCGCTGGGAAGCCGTCCTTGTGCATGCTCTCAAACAGGTGGTACAGGTCCGTGTGGCACACGCCGGTCGCGACAATCTACAGTCATAATCAGTTTCTACTATTAATATAAGTAAGCTTTTCATGAAGTTGCATGTGATGTGAAAGCTAAGAACTCCAGTTTTAAGTATCCATAGAGTTTTGTATTATGCTGATAAACAATATAGATTTAAGTATTCAACTCAAGCAGACTGACGATCGCCTCACTAACGCCCTCTTAGCGCTGCCTCCCTCTCACCTTGATGCGGAGCTCGTGGGCCTGGGGCGGGGCCACCTCTATGTCCTCCATCACCAAAGGCTTGTTGGGCGCCCAGGCCACCGCAGCCTTGCACTTGATTACCTAGAGAACAGTCAGATGATCAGATACTGCTCACACAGGGAACCGATGGGAGACGCACATCACCAGAACCAACTTCACGAACATGTGTAGCATCAGGTTTCTTTGCTCAATGAAGCACTAATTATTGTAATATACGATGGTTTAAGTGATTTAGATACAGCTGCTCCTGCTAAAAGCAAACATAACATGACATGAGTGTTTAAAGTCCTCATTAATTATTGGCAGACGTATTAGGAGTATACAATAATTTAATATTCGAGTTGGTAAACAGCTGGAAGCGCCGCTGCCGATCGCTAATCACAGGATGGACTTGTGTGTTCGTCCCAGAGGTTCCAGTCAATTGTTTTTGGCTCCTTCCCCGTCTGACTTTGCCAATATCCACAGTTGTGCAAGGAGGCGTCTGGATAACTTCAAACGCTCACTGAGACTAAAGGCtgcattttatttaatgttgcACATTTGTTTCTAGCGAAAAagctgatttaaataaaaaaatttaaattcatCCAAATGCAAAGCCCTGATGTCATTTATTCCCTTGGTTATTACACTCTGATCTAACATCACATTCACCAAGGTGATTGTATTTAAAAGTTGGAATTGCCTGAATCAACCCCACCCAGCTGTGTACCTACCTTACCAGCTGTGGCCATTTCTGCAGCAGACGAGCGGTAAACAGATGTGCTGAGGAAGAACTAAGTGCTACTGTAACAGAGGAGCATGAGGAGGACAGGACTCGCTGGGACCCCAGGCTTTAAATACTGCTGCAAGAAAAAACTGGTTATGCAAGCGTTCTGGGCAGGGACTCGATCCCTTATCAATCCGTTTTTACTTAAAACTGAAAGTTTAGTGTAGAATGACAGCAAATGTAAATAGATTGTAATATATGTGCAtcttttataattaattaaagtttttttttttataaagtaaaaaaataaatcactgtACCGCTATGAGTGAAACATGGAACATGATAGGGTCCACTTTTGCTTATCTACAACATTGTTAACTCATAGATTTAACTAAAAGTGTTGATTTTACAAGCGACTAAAAGGAAAACCTAACAACAGAGCCCGGCAGCTTGGAAGCTTGGCCCACAGCCACCAACCTTAAAACAGCTGCCAGAGCAGGACTCTCACAGGCAACCTGACAAAACGAAACGCATTAGAAAGACGTGTTTAATGTGCGAAGCAGGTGATCAGTGCGTTTAAATagttcacatacagtaagtgacactGTACATATGTAGAGTTTGAAGCTATGCTGCATTTTCTATGATAAATGCATGTCAATCACTCAAATCACACATTTGAGAATAAACAAGCGTGACTGTTGAACCGTTCAATGACTTTCAAGGCACTATAAGAAAAATAATGATTGGCTGTGTACGAGCTAATAATGCAGTAAAAGCAAACAACCAATAAAATTCTCAACAGCGTCATTTCAGTATAAACCATAGCGGCTGCAGCATTTCATGCATCACCACTGAAAATGGCTCTAAATAGTTGAGGTTGTGGTTTTAAAGCTGCACTGTAGTTCATCTGGTTATATGTGATGAAGtagagaaacagcagaggagTAGCTCCAGTGTAAAATCTACGTCTTCTTTACAGCATAGATCACGTGCAAATTACTCTATTAGTACATTTCCTTGTCTACAAGTATTAGAATTTTTACAATATTCctctatgaaaaaaaaaacaatgtgtttCTAAAAAATAAAGGTTCCCCTAATGAACAGATGTGCCGAGATGTTGGAGCCAGACTTATCTGGAGTGGACTTTTCTGGCACAGACACGAACAGAGCAGGTTACTGTGCGTCACCGTGCAGCTGACTGTACGAGCTCTAGCTGAGGCTTCAGTGTTCATGTGAGCGCGACTGGATGCATGTAGGATAGTTTTCATAGCTGCCTTAATTAAGGATCGTAACTGTCTcaaatctcagcagcagcagcagcagcagcagcaagaatGAATAAATCAAGAGTTCAGAAGgtataaacttaaaaaaaacagaaattaagGAGAAATAAAACGCTCATTAATGTCTAAAACCTATCAAATCAGTGCAAACACTCGTCCCCAGTCACACACTCATTAAACTTATTAAAGGCTCACGCCACACTGAGCAGTTTTTCTCCTCGaggcataaaaacaaaataatcaaaCACCGAGCGATAAGGTAGCTGCAAATAATTACCCAGGAGATAAAGTGAACATCAGGTAAACGTTGAAGCTGATCCACACGGGTGTTTGGATCAGCAGATTAAATGTTGCTCTGCTGGGAATGAACACAATAAAAGTAGAATTTCAACCTTTGAAAGAAAATCCTCCCAGTATAAAACAGACGCTCAGTCTTTATATTCAtaaaaaaaggcttttttaaTGTGTAATGTAAGACTTCATTGACTTTTTGGGGAGGTGAGTGACGTCGGAGCACTGGAATGAAGCCATAATCAAGTTGAATTTGATCCTAAGCTTAAACGATGTCAACAGGGAATCAAGAAGACCGTAATTATATGCAATGTCAATGGATGTAACAGTTATTTAAATTGGCAATCACTGCACAAAAGTTAGATGTTGTGCAAGTGTAATTGGGCTTTGATGTATGAGAGCTATGTTCCAAACAGGGGTGTTATTGTTGCATTCAGAATGGATGCAGATACGCGTGATCTGCAAACAGCGCTCACGGCCTGATGACAGAAACAGTTGTTCATTTGTGTCTGGATTCAGGCACGTTGGAGCAACGCTGCCCAGACCAGAGCTGATGACACGCGGGACAAACCGAGGTTCCCAGTTCGGTTTTTGAGCACGTCTCAACTTTGTAGATTTACACACTGGAGCTCTCTTCGCCGCAGGTAAAAAGCCTATTCACAGGCTTCCTGTTAGTGACTGACTTCATCAGTGACCTCAGCTGATGATGAAATGTGGCCAAACGTTTACATTCATGAAAATCCCATAAAACAGTAACGCGCAGATAAACGTGAACTGTTCCAACGCTAAAACCGTGTTTTCTGCCTTTATTTAATGACTGATTTTAGAGATCTATAGTGAATTCCATGTTAGATGCAGAAGTTGATGGTTTGGGTCTTAATTAAAACGCGAGAATTGTTTCTTTTAGTTCGTGTCCAACACATTCTGTATTTTCTAAGGCAAAACAGAAGGAGCCAATAGTCAAGTGTTTTCCTCCCGTTGCGTGGTTACATGACAAGCGAGTGACAGGGGCCACCTGTGTGCATCTCATTGCTCGTGGAAGACTCGTGATCCATCTTGACCCCTCCTTTGTTTCCCGGGGTTCATTCGGCGTCGCGCTCCTTCAAGGCGGGAGCGGCTCATCAGTCGTCAATGTCCTCGCACGCGTCGTTGTCAAAAGGCGGCGGTTTCCTGCGCCTGGAGTACTTGAGCTGAAGAAGGTCCCCTACCTCGCTGATGACACTCAGAGCCTGTGGAGACATTTATACAATAAAAAAGCTGTCAGCGTGAAGGGCGGCGCGGGGATGGAGCAAACTTGCACCAGGCTGAGGTTATTAATGGAAAAACACAGCTGTCCTTGAAGGATTGAAACGCCAGCTTTAGGGCTGCAGTTGTAGCCACAGCGTTCATTCATGTTACTGGAAGATGCGACGGGCATGAAGACTGCGCCCACACTGTCTGACAGTCGTTATTCGCTTCCTCCATTCGTTCTCATATTAAAAGCGGGATGTCAGTAACAACTGAGGTTTAACTGCTACTGCGTGGCTGATTAGCTTAGTGAGTTCATCCAGTGATGTGCCCTGGACTTTTGTATGCACatgcataaaaacaaacaatatgcATGGGAATgggaatatacagtataaataactTAAACCTAATAACTGACAATGAAAAACTACATTTGTAAAAGACAGCAGATTAGCGTAGCATGCTATTCACCTGACAACTGACTGAGACCCACTGTCTGTGAgcaagatgctttcatgttttcataTCCTGTTTGACCATTAGGCCATTAAAAGGCCCAATTAAAgcttcaggtgtgtgtgactTTACGTTGGCGTGGACTAGATAAGATAACCGGTGTTTAACAGCGCGTGAAGTCAAATGAAAGGTCTTCagaagtgtaaaaataaaacaagtgcaCTTtatatgtacatgtgtgtgaacGACGAGATGAAACTGAAAGCTCGCGAGCAGATAAAAGAAACACCGAAATCAACATGACACATCAAAGTGCGGGAGAATGATACAGAGAGGAAGGGTAACGGGGAGATTGGAACATCATGACAGATGAAAGCGCTACAGCTCGACAATACTCCCACTGCCTGTCTGCTGGTGGAGAGAACAAGAAGAGGTCCTGGAAACAGACAGAACTGACAGCGCTTCCTGAAGACACAGTCAGCGCCAGCGCCACAACAGAGAGCCAATTAGGCGGGAAGCTCGGGTCAGAGCCCTGCGAGACGGTCGCAAGTGGCGAGGAAGAGAGAAGCAAGGTGGAGTTTAAGACAGGAGGCTGGAAGAGCGAGGCAGGCGGGtccagagcgaggaggagacgagcgGCGCCAGCCAGAGCAGAAGGATGGGTggcacacgcacgtacacacgtacacacgtacacacgtacacgtacacacacacacacacacacacacacacacacacacacacacacacacacacacacacacacacacacacacacacacacacacacacacacacacacacacaccaaacctcaattctaacctcagccctaaaatcacatcttgaccctcaaaaggCCTGTGAGGCCCcgccaaagggccccacaagtgaccaGGATTTTgaccagagacacacacacacagacacacacagacacacacagacactcgaCCCCAGCTTTCACCCGCAGTCAACAATCAACTCGACTTTTTCCAGACGTCTCTTCATCAGCGTGTCATTCAGTGTGACACGACTTTAATCAGGCATTCAGCCTCTAAAGAGGCTCATTCACTTCTCAGGCTGCCCCGGACTCGTCGCCTTGATCCCTGCTGAGCTTTGAGCAGTGTGAAAGGACGTTACAGCATCCTTCAGTAAAACAGCCATGATGTTACAGCACAGTGCGATGAGCCAGTCTGGGCGCTGACCTGCTGTCACATCTACAGTTAACTGTCATGGAGTTAGTTTAATGTGTGTAACCTGGGACTACATTTAGCATCATCACCACAGAGCTCCACAGTCTAAATCAGCGTTATGCTTTGGGTCAGGCCTGCTGCATGCTGAGAAGAAAGCCAGAGTTACCCTGTCCAGCATTTCCTTCGTGTGGGCGGCGGAGATGCAGAAACGGGCCCGCGACTCGATGATGGGCGTGGCGGGGaagcccaccaccaccacgccgATGTGCCTCCTCAGCATCTCCCTGCCGAACGCTCTGAGGAGATGAGAGCGTCACGGTTAGCGGCGGCTCAGGTGGAGCAACGCTTACCCTGACATGAAGAAGTCCTCAAAGGAGGAGGTCAGCTCATGAGCAGACAGACTGTGGTGACGGAGCCCATCACATCAGTGAGGACTTCCAGGCTCCCTACTGTGCGGCTCACCCTATCTTTGCCGGCATGTAGAGCATCATGGGGACAACAGGAGAGTCGTTGTTGCCGTAGATGATGAAGCCCATCTCTCGCAGCCTCTTACGGAAGTAGACCGTGTTCTCTGCCAGCTGCCGCACGCGTTCCCTGCCTGGGGACCATGACAGACATCAGAACCACAGTCACGCTGCAGCTAGAACATGTAAGGCTGGAACATGTCACACACAGTCTCAGACAGATGTTGAACTGAAGCATGACATATATTCTCCTTTCAGTCTTGTGTtattaatatttgaatatttatagCAGGACTGAATCCTTCATCTCTAgttatttatgaataaaatgtaTATGAAGTGTCAGAGCTAAACaaagactctctctctctctccctgtttctctctctctagtgTATTCTCTTTTAGATTTAATATTTCTGgttgaaaaaaacaagaaattcAAAATTTGGAGATGATTTAATGatgctttggaaaaaaacaaaaaaaaaacaaaaaaaacaaaaaggaagttTGACAAGCAGCAAGAAAAACA
Above is a window of Betta splendens chromosome 22, fBetSpl5.4, whole genome shotgun sequence DNA encoding:
- the LOC114848345 gene encoding alcohol dehydrogenase 1-like, whose product is MATAGKVIKCKAAVAWAPNKPLVMEDIEVAPPQAHELRIKIVATGVCHTDLYHLFESMHKDGFPAVLGHEGAGIVESVGPGVSEFQPGDKVIPLFISQCRECRFCKSPKTNQCEQGWAADRYDVMALPDSRFTCKGKKILQFMGTSTFSEYTVVNQMAVAKIDPAAPLDKVCLLGCGICTGFGAAVNTAKVEPGSTCAVFGLGAVGLAAVMGCKFAGAKRIIAVDINPDKFEKAKVFGATDFVNPKDHSEPVSKVLFEMTNGGVDYSLECVGNVEVMRSALESCIKGWGVSVLVGWTDLHDFAARPIQLIAGRTWKGSLFGGFKSKDGVPDMVKAYLDKKVKLDEFITHNMPLEKVNDAIALMKRGACIRSVLSVSPQ